In Candidatus Neomarinimicrobiota bacterium, the following are encoded in one genomic region:
- a CDS encoding UDP-2,3-diacylglucosamine diphosphatase: protein MKPTAYFLSDAHLRIQVDDLERERRRELFRLMDQIKAEQATLFIVGDWFDFYFEYGSVVTQTYYDVFTKMRELVEAGITIHYFGGNHDYWLGDFMATEIGVQIHQQETQIEFAGKKFCLLHGDGLDPEDKAYLRLQRVIRNPLFIWCFKWLIHPNIGHWLARMISKHSHKKYKTESTEALLNNIRKNYAFAEDRFAGGVDYLITGHIHYPKLKTFGENVFLTIGDFLNYYSYGYFDGVNLSLKQWPVKQLEQRELP from the coding sequence ATGAAGCCAACTGCATATTTTTTATCAGATGCCCACCTGCGCATTCAGGTGGATGACTTGGAGCGTGAACGTCGGCGTGAACTTTTTCGCCTGATGGATCAAATAAAAGCCGAGCAAGCCACCCTGTTTATCGTAGGTGATTGGTTCGACTTTTACTTTGAATACGGGTCGGTGGTCACTCAGACCTACTACGATGTCTTTACAAAAATGCGGGAACTGGTCGAGGCTGGAATCACCATCCACTATTTTGGTGGTAACCATGATTATTGGCTTGGTGACTTCATGGCGACGGAGATTGGGGTTCAAATCCATCAACAGGAAACCCAGATCGAATTTGCCGGGAAAAAATTCTGCCTACTCCATGGTGATGGACTTGATCCAGAGGATAAGGCTTACCTGCGTTTGCAGCGAGTCATTCGTAACCCGTTATTTATATGGTGCTTCAAGTGGTTGATACATCCTAATATTGGCCACTGGCTCGCCAGAATGATCTCCAAACACAGTCACAAAAAGTACAAAACTGAATCAACTGAAGCCCTTCTGAACAATATTCGAAAGAATTATGCCTTTGCTGAGGATAGATTTGCCGGGGGTGTTGATTATTTGATCACGGGACACATCCATTACCCCAAACTGAAAACATTTGGTGAAAATGTCTTTTTAACTATTGGTGACTTCCTTAATTATTACTCTTATGGCTATTTTGATGGAGTGAATCTATCACTTAAGCAATGGCCAGTTAAGCAATTGGAACAAAGGGAATTACCTTGA